A single Paenibacillus kribbensis DNA region contains:
- a CDS encoding BglG family transcription antiterminator, whose protein sequence is MKTQYIDLIQYLTENRNDWISSKSLADKCNVSKRTIKSYISEINAIHNGLILSSNKGYKVNTDQVNRFLTSEQKAIPQTQSERMAYILKKLVQTNEPIYIYDLSDALFISESTLRLDLKLIKEKLAKNNLELQLSKDHIRLQGREKDKRKLMSSILYEEANGSFIDIDKIKGFYKELNIDYIREVVVETFSAHHFFTNDYYLTNVIIHITIALDRMKHDFQFLNKTVNYNVDNTAYLIAKEIAFKLESYFHVTYPEEEITDLAILISCNATNVNFTQIEVSDLENIAGRDCINLVSEIAIDLDKYYYISIADSDFITRFTLHVKNLLMRLKNHHSTKNPLTHTIKRECPLIYDCAVHASHVIKEKTGYIISDDEIAYLAFHLGYAIEMQRQSNVKISCTVLFPLYYNMNVQIINKLQQYFGDDMSIHSIVTDESDLNYVTSDFIISSAQLHKIPEVPYVVITPFFIESDREKVSNKIFELKEQKKKNQFKIHLKSFLDERHFYNSTALSEKEDVLRFICQIMNRDGYTDEDFWGKIMEREAMSSTAFGHVAIPHAIKMESHKTGMFIYLNPNGIKWDSSTVKIVLLLTVSGEDRKIFRDVFDALATILTDDKNVNLLSSAHNFDDFINKLITCWE, encoded by the coding sequence ATGAAAACGCAGTATATTGATCTAATTCAATACTTAACCGAAAACAGAAATGATTGGATTTCATCGAAAAGCCTGGCGGATAAATGCAACGTGTCCAAACGCACCATCAAATCTTATATAAGTGAGATCAATGCTATTCACAACGGGTTGATCCTATCGTCGAATAAAGGTTATAAGGTCAATACCGATCAAGTAAACAGGTTTCTAACGAGTGAACAAAAAGCAATCCCGCAAACCCAATCCGAAAGAATGGCTTATATTCTGAAAAAACTGGTGCAAACCAATGAGCCCATTTATATTTACGATTTAAGCGACGCTCTGTTTATCAGCGAGTCAACGCTTAGACTTGATCTGAAGCTGATCAAAGAAAAGCTTGCCAAAAATAACTTGGAATTACAGTTGAGCAAGGATCATATTCGGTTGCAAGGAAGAGAAAAAGATAAGCGCAAGCTAATGAGCAGTATTTTGTACGAAGAGGCCAACGGAAGTTTTATTGATATCGATAAAATCAAAGGATTTTATAAAGAGCTAAATATCGATTACATTCGGGAAGTCGTCGTTGAAACCTTTTCTGCCCATCATTTTTTTACCAATGATTATTATTTAACCAATGTGATTATCCACATCACCATTGCATTGGACAGAATGAAACATGATTTTCAGTTTTTAAATAAGACCGTGAATTATAACGTCGACAACACCGCATATTTAATCGCCAAAGAAATCGCCTTTAAATTAGAATCGTATTTTCATGTAACCTATCCGGAAGAAGAAATCACCGATTTGGCGATCTTAATTTCGTGTAATGCGACCAATGTGAACTTTACGCAAATTGAAGTAAGCGATCTGGAAAATATCGCAGGGAGAGACTGTATTAATCTGGTTAGTGAAATAGCCATTGACTTGGATAAATATTACTATATCAGTATTGCCGATTCTGATTTTATTACGCGTTTTACACTGCATGTAAAAAACCTTTTGATGAGATTAAAAAATCATCACTCAACGAAAAATCCATTAACGCATACGATAAAAAGAGAATGCCCGCTCATTTATGATTGCGCTGTTCATGCTTCACATGTGATTAAAGAAAAAACCGGTTATATCATTAGTGATGATGAAATTGCTTATTTAGCTTTTCACCTAGGGTATGCCATCGAAATGCAACGGCAATCGAACGTAAAAATTTCGTGTACGGTACTGTTTCCGCTTTACTACAATATGAATGTGCAAATCATCAATAAATTACAGCAGTATTTTGGCGATGATATGTCGATACATTCGATTGTAACCGATGAGAGCGATTTGAATTATGTAACAAGTGATTTTATTATTTCTTCTGCCCAATTGCATAAGATTCCGGAAGTCCCCTATGTCGTGATTACCCCATTTTTTATAGAAAGTGATCGGGAAAAAGTATCGAACAAAATATTTGAATTAAAAGAGCAAAAAAAGAAAAATCAATTTAAGATCCATTTAAAATCTTTCTTAGACGAAAGACATTTTTACAACTCCACAGCATTGTCCGAGAAAGAAGATGTTTTACGTTTTATCTGTCAAATTATGAATCGGGATGGTTATACGGACGAAGATTTTTGGGGCAAAATCATGGAACGGGAAGCCATGTCCTCTACTGCTTTCGGACACGTTGCCATCCCTCATGCGATAAAAATGGAATCTCACAAAACAGGCATGTTCATTTATTTGAATCCGAATGGGATCAAATGGGATTCTTCGACCGTGAAAATTGTATTGTTACTCACCGTCAGCGGAGAGGATCGAAAAATATTCCGCGACGTATTCGATGCATTGGCCACCATATTAACAGACGATAAAAATGTGAATCTATTGTCTTCTGCTCATAACTTCGACGATTTTATAAATAAATTAATCACTTGCTGGGAATAA
- a CDS encoding MFS transporter, whose amino-acid sequence MNQLFKDSRFIRFFASRTSANIADSIYSIVLLYFVQQSTQSVAMTSFTYTAVSAASIFSFLVGPLVDRYSPPLLASIALFTQAVLILTVPFLIQDGMVNLVAILVIVFIASCFSTLFYPANSKMLPQLVGSPDLIVRANSMISSTDQVINIAGYLAGASLIIAMGMKNTFFLASAILFLSGFVYVRLNKQIDAPAVEDANGRGSLKLGYYLKELKEGYLFVKRHTFLRIMLPFFALTNFSMAILVIAMPSIAVSYGSPIYYSLLYVAYFIGIFIGSFLVSVLKKNGITIAVSWVAMGLAIYVFSIVPEMWMKLLAALLLGVFTGIINVLQTSLIQIITSLPLLGRVTAFLNTLSSAALPLGALIGGALTLRFALSEVLFFSGLITALCGLVMFLVKDIRQFEIPSGEIGGVAPSHNS is encoded by the coding sequence GTGAATCAATTGTTTAAGGATAGTCGTTTTATCCGTTTCTTTGCTTCCCGTACTTCTGCCAATATCGCGGACAGCATTTATTCCATCGTCCTGCTGTATTTTGTACAGCAATCAACGCAATCGGTGGCGATGACCAGCTTTACGTATACAGCCGTATCTGCGGCGTCGATTTTCAGCTTTCTCGTGGGTCCTTTAGTGGACCGTTATTCACCGCCTTTGTTGGCCAGCATCGCCTTGTTTACGCAGGCTGTGCTTATTTTGACCGTCCCGTTTCTCATTCAGGATGGGATGGTTAATCTGGTCGCTATCCTTGTTATTGTGTTTATTGCATCCTGCTTCTCCACACTGTTTTATCCGGCCAACAGTAAAATGCTGCCGCAACTGGTAGGCTCGCCGGATTTGATTGTCCGGGCGAATTCCATGATTTCGTCGACGGATCAGGTTATTAATATCGCCGGATATCTGGCTGGAGCCTCGCTCATCATCGCAATGGGGATGAAAAATACGTTTTTTCTAGCCAGTGCGATACTGTTTCTGTCAGGCTTTGTGTACGTCAGGCTCAACAAGCAAATCGATGCTCCTGCGGTGGAAGACGCGAACGGGAGGGGTTCACTGAAGCTGGGGTACTATCTGAAGGAGCTGAAAGAAGGGTATCTTTTTGTAAAACGGCACACCTTCCTGAGAATTATGCTTCCGTTCTTTGCTCTAACGAACTTTTCGATGGCGATCTTGGTAATTGCCATGCCTTCCATCGCTGTATCCTATGGCTCACCGATCTATTACAGCTTGCTCTATGTAGCCTATTTTATCGGTATTTTTATCGGTTCCTTTCTAGTCAGTGTATTGAAAAAGAACGGCATTACCATTGCGGTTTCCTGGGTGGCTATGGGGCTGGCAATCTATGTGTTTTCCATCGTGCCGGAGATGTGGATGAAGCTGCTGGCAGCTCTGTTATTAGGCGTTTTTACAGGCATCATCAATGTACTGCAAACGTCTTTGATTCAAATTATTACATCGCTGCCGTTGCTGGGACGTGTTACAGCCTTTCTAAACACCTTATCGAGCGCGGCTCTGCCATTAGGGGCCTTGATTGGAGGGGCGTTAACTTTACGGTTTGCTTTGAGTGAGGTCCTATTTTTCAGCGGACTGATTACTGCATTGTGCGGATTGGTTATGTTCCTGGTCAAGGATATTCGCCAGTTTGAGATTCCATCAGGGGAGATTGGAGGAGTAGCCCCTTCCCACAATTCATAA
- a CDS encoding metal-sensitive transcriptional regulator translates to MEYNYTDELKTRLRRIEGQVRGVLRLMDEGKSCKDVVSQLSAVRNASDKAIAQIVAENLQHCIMEEQKAGGDTDKLVKEAIQLLVKSR, encoded by the coding sequence ATGGAATATAATTACACTGATGAACTGAAAACGCGCTTGAGAAGAATTGAGGGCCAAGTCCGTGGGGTACTTCGCTTAATGGATGAAGGAAAATCGTGCAAGGATGTTGTCAGCCAATTGTCAGCCGTACGTAATGCATCAGATAAAGCAATTGCGCAAATTGTAGCCGAAAATCTGCAACACTGCATTATGGAAGAGCAAAAGGCTGGAGGAGATACGGATAAGCTGGTTAAAGAAGCGATTCAACTTCTTGTGAAGAGTAGATAA
- a CDS encoding sulfurtransferase TusA family protein, with translation MSSNNIQADYILDCKGLACPMPIVKTKKVMKELKAGQVMEVQATDKGSLADFQSWAQSTGHHFIGTFQNGNVMHHFLRKGEPAEAKAEPLLPSTISHEELQTKLAEKGNLLLLDVREPAEFALKHIPGSKSIPLGELENRLGELKLNEEIAVICHAGTRSEMACQLLVKSGATNVKSVLLGISEWTGETKGSESI, from the coding sequence ATGTCATCCAATAACATCCAGGCAGATTATATTCTTGATTGCAAAGGGCTGGCTTGTCCTATGCCGATTGTCAAAACCAAAAAAGTGATGAAGGAGCTCAAAGCAGGGCAGGTTATGGAGGTGCAAGCGACTGACAAGGGTTCATTAGCGGATTTTCAGAGCTGGGCACAAAGCACCGGGCATCATTTTATCGGTACTTTTCAAAACGGAAATGTCATGCATCATTTTTTGCGTAAAGGGGAGCCTGCTGAAGCGAAGGCCGAACCCCTATTACCTTCAACCATAAGCCATGAAGAGCTGCAGACAAAATTGGCTGAAAAGGGGAACCTGTTACTGCTGGATGTTCGGGAGCCTGCAGAATTTGCGTTAAAGCATATCCCTGGATCGAAGTCCATCCCTCTGGGTGAACTGGAGAACAGACTGGGTGAGCTAAAGCTGAATGAAGAGATTGCAGTGATTTGCCACGCTGGAACACGCAGTGAAATGGCTTGCCAGTTATTGGTGAAGAGTGGCGCCACAAACGTCAAATCCGTCCTTTTAGGCATATCCGAATGGACAGGAGAGACGAAGGGGAGCGAGTCCATATGA
- a CDS encoding DsrE/DsrF/DrsH-like family protein: MTSTAEQGLTHPKTTIVLFSGDLDKAIAAFIIANGAAAYDHEVTIFFTFWGLNMLRKDELVRTNKGILEKAFGWMMPRGPQKLALSKMNFAGLGPQMIKHVMKKHNALSLPQLIELAQEQGVKLIACTMTMDLLGLQQEELVDGLEYAGVAAYLGEASQGKVNLFI, from the coding sequence ATGACTTCAACCGCGGAACAGGGACTTACTCATCCCAAAACAACAATCGTATTATTCAGCGGGGACCTGGATAAAGCGATTGCTGCATTCATTATTGCGAATGGAGCGGCAGCATACGACCATGAAGTAACTATCTTTTTTACGTTTTGGGGATTAAACATGCTGCGTAAAGATGAGCTGGTGAGAACGAATAAAGGAATACTTGAAAAAGCCTTCGGCTGGATGATGCCGCGCGGTCCGCAAAAGCTTGCACTGTCCAAAATGAACTTTGCAGGGCTCGGCCCGCAGATGATCAAGCATGTCATGAAAAAGCACAATGCGCTCTCTCTTCCACAGCTTATTGAGCTGGCGCAAGAGCAAGGGGTTAAGCTCATAGCCTGTACCATGACAATGGATCTGTTGGGGTTGCAGCAAGAGGAGCTAGTCGACGGTTTGGAATATGCCGGAGTTGCCGCCTATTTGGGCGAGGCTTCGCAAGGGAAGGTTAATTTATTTATATAG
- a CDS encoding aminopeptidase: MSTFETLLEQYAELVVRVGVNIQPGQVFLVTAPLETIDFTRLIVSKAYEAGAKYVQVEFEDDQITRSRFEHGDDACFDYYPVWKAEMMEKLAEEGGATLTIKVPNPDLYQGIDPQKVSRATKAAVTAREGFSQYTRNHKISWCLIKAPTKAWADKVFADVAEEDRIRVMWDTIFRMNRVDGSDPVQNWQEHLKNLEQLQNKLNHKKYKSLHYRAPGTDLKIELADGHIWRSGGGENERGNYFVANMPTEEVFTMPKRTGVNGYVTSTMPLNLNGQLVDRITFTFKDGKVTEYTAESGEQHLTHLLATDEGASYLGEVALVPHDSPISNLNRIFYNTGIDENASCHLALGSAYPFNMEKGTQMSREELLKNGANVSLTHVDFMIGSAELDIDGELQDGSKEAVFRKGNWAI; this comes from the coding sequence ATGAGTACATTTGAAACATTGCTGGAGCAATATGCAGAGCTTGTCGTGAGGGTAGGGGTCAATATTCAGCCCGGGCAGGTCTTTTTGGTTACAGCCCCGCTGGAAACCATTGATTTCACGCGTTTGATTGTCAGCAAAGCCTATGAGGCAGGGGCCAAATACGTGCAGGTAGAGTTTGAGGACGATCAAATTACGCGCAGTCGTTTTGAGCATGGTGACGATGCCTGCTTTGACTATTACCCGGTCTGGAAAGCGGAAATGATGGAAAAACTCGCCGAAGAGGGTGGAGCGACGCTAACCATTAAGGTACCGAATCCCGATCTGTATCAAGGTATTGATCCGCAAAAGGTTTCGCGTGCAACGAAGGCGGCGGTCACGGCGAGAGAGGGCTTTTCCCAATATACCAGGAATCATAAAATTAGCTGGTGTCTGATTAAAGCGCCAACGAAGGCTTGGGCCGATAAAGTATTTGCCGATGTGGCAGAAGAGGATCGCATCCGTGTCATGTGGGATACGATTTTCCGAATGAACCGTGTAGACGGCTCAGATCCCGTTCAGAATTGGCAGGAGCATTTGAAAAACCTCGAACAGCTGCAAAACAAGCTGAATCATAAAAAGTATAAAAGCCTGCACTACCGCGCACCCGGAACAGATTTGAAAATTGAACTGGCCGACGGACATATCTGGCGCAGTGGTGGTGGTGAAAACGAACGCGGAAATTATTTTGTGGCGAATATGCCAACAGAAGAAGTGTTCACGATGCCTAAGCGTACTGGTGTGAACGGTTATGTCACCAGCACCATGCCGCTAAATTTGAACGGACAGCTGGTAGATCGGATTACATTTACCTTTAAGGACGGCAAAGTTACCGAGTATACAGCGGAATCTGGCGAGCAGCATCTGACTCATTTGCTCGCTACGGATGAAGGGGCCAGCTATTTGGGTGAAGTTGCGCTGGTTCCGCACGATTCACCGATTTCCAATCTCAATCGTATTTTTTACAATACAGGCATTGACGAAAATGCCTCCTGTCACTTGGCTCTGGGCAGTGCGTATCCCTTTAATATGGAAAAAGGAACACAAATGAGTCGAGAGGAATTGCTGAAGAACGGTGCCAATGTCAGCCTGACTCATGTAGATTTTATGATCGGTTCAGCCGAACTGGATATTGATGGCGAGCTGCAGGACGGAAGTAAAGAAGCTGTGTTTCGCAAAGGAAATTGGGCCATTTAG
- a CDS encoding acyl-CoA synthetase: MTDQQQWLAPEYYNMTSEMEHHDADKTALKWLSETGEYEEITYGELLKKANRLAGGLTSLGFNKGDRVLVVVPRRIIAYVIYLACLKLGLAVIPSSEMLRAKDIAYRLRHSQARGVIAWTGVTGEVDKIIDDMPALDYRIMVSGDSTESTPGWLVLDELMDGQDDTFEAVKTHRDDMAILAYTSGTTGNPKGVVHSHGWGYAHLRITSPWLDIQASDVVWATAAPGWQKWIWSPFLSVLGNGATGFIYNGPFRPGRYLQLLQEYGIQVLCCTPTEYRIMAKTDGLDQYNLSQLRSAVSAGEPLNQEVINKFQEQFNITIRDGYGQTESTLIIGNLKDVPLRTGSMGKSIAPGLVEVVDEDGIPLAAGQVGDIAVRADLPALFHTYYLDPERKAMSIHGEYFVTGDRARKDEDGYFWFEGRGDDIIISSGYTIGPFEVEEALMKHDSVQECAAVASPDSIRGHVVKAYIVLKAGVEGSPELAKELQQHVKAWTAPYKYPRKIEFIQELPKTSSGKIRRVALRELEKQAVL; this comes from the coding sequence TTGACAGATCAGCAACAATGGCTTGCGCCTGAATATTACAATATGACCTCGGAAATGGAACACCATGATGCTGATAAAACAGCACTCAAGTGGTTGAGCGAAACTGGAGAATACGAGGAGATCACCTACGGAGAGCTGTTGAAAAAGGCCAATCGACTGGCTGGTGGACTCACAAGTCTGGGATTTAACAAAGGAGACAGAGTTCTGGTCGTAGTACCACGGCGTATTATTGCGTATGTGATTTACCTGGCGTGCTTGAAGCTGGGACTTGCCGTTATTCCTTCTTCGGAAATGCTGCGGGCAAAGGATATTGCGTATCGTCTTCGCCATTCACAAGCACGAGGGGTCATTGCCTGGACCGGAGTAACCGGGGAAGTAGACAAAATAATTGATGATATGCCTGCCCTGGATTATCGGATCATGGTTTCCGGTGACAGCACGGAATCTACACCCGGCTGGCTTGTTCTGGATGAACTGATGGACGGGCAGGACGATACTTTTGAAGCTGTGAAGACACATCGGGACGACATGGCGATTCTGGCCTATACCTCGGGTACTACAGGGAATCCTAAAGGTGTCGTACATAGCCATGGCTGGGGGTATGCTCATCTGCGAATAACATCCCCATGGCTGGATATCCAAGCTTCAGATGTAGTATGGGCTACAGCAGCACCGGGATGGCAAAAATGGATTTGGAGTCCGTTTTTATCCGTACTGGGGAATGGAGCGACCGGATTTATATACAATGGTCCGTTTCGTCCGGGGCGCTATTTACAGCTCCTGCAGGAGTATGGGATTCAGGTATTATGCTGTACGCCCACGGAATATCGGATTATGGCCAAAACGGATGGCTTGGATCAGTACAATCTGTCCCAATTGCGCAGCGCAGTTTCCGCGGGAGAACCTCTCAATCAGGAGGTTATTAACAAGTTTCAGGAGCAGTTCAACATTACGATTCGTGACGGTTATGGGCAGACGGAGAGCACATTAATTATTGGCAACTTGAAGGACGTACCTCTGCGTACAGGTTCGATGGGCAAATCCATTGCGCCGGGACTTGTTGAGGTCGTAGACGAGGATGGCATCCCGCTGGCGGCGGGTCAAGTCGGTGATATTGCAGTACGTGCTGATCTTCCGGCATTATTCCATACGTATTACCTTGATCCGGAACGCAAAGCAATGAGTATCCATGGTGAATATTTTGTGACAGGAGATCGGGCTCGCAAAGACGAGGATGGATACTTCTGGTTTGAAGGACGCGGTGATGATATCATTATCAGCTCCGGTTATACTATTGGTCCTTTTGAAGTAGAGGAAGCGCTTATGAAGCATGATTCCGTGCAGGAATGTGCTGCCGTAGCAAGCCCTGACTCAATACGCGGACATGTCGTAAAGGCCTACATTGTACTTAAAGCCGGAGTAGAAGGATCACCAGAGCTGGCAAAGGAGCTGCAGCAGCATGTTAAAGCATGGACTGCACCCTATAAGTATCCACGAAAAATAGAGTTCATTCAGGAACTTCCCAAAACCAGCTCGGGCAAAATTCGAAGAGTGGCGCTGCGTGAATTGGAGAAGCAAGCCGTACTGTAA
- a CDS encoding DUF4309 domain-containing protein → MIKHLHQPHEPKKLPYKLVTATALMAISFAAITGCGNSGEAKSTAPITEGAAVAPSTDSTVQHTDDNRKNADTNKQGSDTIQQSQGPADSKDTRKVSGQGSSSPHQSPASSAAPSKNAHYPATILSAAKQGTLPNLPKGLGLGTGSDLLFELWGKSESGSTGHTRSYTKHHTDIVLDGSDKVTEITSSDPSYRKLVISQVIKELGTPTETNDTSRSVPNTAEASYTIKDASGLDQYLVFSYQTKTQKINYVRLYFNSMTP, encoded by the coding sequence ATGATAAAACATTTACATCAACCACATGAACCAAAAAAGCTGCCCTATAAGCTAGTCACAGCTACTGCTTTGATGGCTATAAGTTTCGCTGCCATCACCGGATGCGGCAATAGCGGAGAAGCAAAATCAACTGCTCCAATTACGGAAGGAGCAGCAGTTGCACCGTCTACCGATTCCACGGTTCAGCATACGGACGACAATCGTAAAAATGCAGATACGAACAAGCAAGGTTCGGACACAATCCAGCAAAGTCAGGGTCCAGCAGATTCCAAGGATACCAGAAAGGTGTCTGGGCAAGGTTCATCCTCGCCCCATCAGTCACCTGCCAGTAGTGCAGCGCCATCTAAAAACGCACACTACCCAGCAACCATACTCAGTGCAGCCAAGCAGGGGACACTTCCGAACTTGCCCAAAGGTCTTGGTTTGGGAACTGGCAGCGATCTTTTGTTCGAGCTGTGGGGAAAATCCGAGTCAGGCTCTACTGGCCATACGCGGAGCTACACCAAGCATCATACGGATATCGTACTGGACGGAAGCGATAAAGTTACAGAGATTACATCATCTGATCCCTCTTACAGAAAGCTGGTTATCAGCCAAGTCATTAAGGAATTGGGTACGCCGACCGAAACGAACGACACTTCCAGAAGTGTACCCAATACAGCAGAAGCCAGTTATACGATCAAAGACGCTTCCGGACTTGATCAGTATTTAGTATTTTCCTATCAAACCAAAACGCAAAAAATCAACTATGTGAGATTGTATTTTAACTCCATGACTCCATAA
- a CDS encoding pyridoxal phosphate-dependent decarboxylase family protein produces the protein MHSKSDVRDWFPSEDGSLLQRKRIMELIEQMISGVDELKNPEAVNLKGEKRRDGDFYGQLVAQSQIPYEGAPMKEVNAELLQLLHGHPYHTKYFFTNILPMASIPGILGMLSAMLVNGNNLWDVYGPAGAEAEVRVMAMMSKLVGYDAGTSGGYTTWGGQGAIFSGLRIAIAKYDPNALKHGVPDNLYAFCSELAHYSLFKSMEASGIGSDHLIKVKALSDSSMDVADLRCKLAAVAVGGGVPVYIVATTGTTDAMGIDNVLQIRTVAEEFSKQFGLPCPHIHADSALGGFFAVFNDYDLEKNTQQFSPGVIGMLTSIQEKMRHLSLADSMCFDFQKLGQTPYVSSLFLLKNAADLGLLELDADETPYVGHRGYGEYHTGYTLECSRMASSISMYSSLLAFGVEGYQRLLAQFLEVNLQFRERLVAEIPEADIANPDNPGISTLIRIYPPDGPRFAEEIGGSSSWGVIERNNQLNERLFEKLGKHRDRMFFGDTKKHLLVKTVEGRQIPLYVSKFFVISPHTQPEHVPEIVHYLKECITQVCEQFVYQ, from the coding sequence ATGCACAGTAAATCGGATGTTAGAGATTGGTTCCCAAGCGAGGACGGAAGTTTGTTACAACGAAAACGGATCATGGAACTGATCGAGCAAATGATTAGCGGCGTAGATGAGTTGAAGAACCCCGAAGCTGTCAATCTCAAAGGAGAGAAACGGCGGGATGGGGATTTTTACGGTCAATTGGTTGCACAAAGTCAGATTCCCTATGAAGGTGCTCCTATGAAGGAGGTAAACGCAGAGCTATTGCAGTTGCTGCACGGACATCCTTACCATACAAAGTATTTTTTTACGAATATACTGCCAATGGCCTCCATTCCCGGAATATTGGGCATGTTATCCGCGATGCTGGTGAACGGCAACAATCTTTGGGATGTTTACGGGCCTGCCGGTGCCGAGGCCGAGGTCAGAGTAATGGCGATGATGTCCAAGCTGGTAGGCTATGATGCCGGGACAAGCGGGGGCTATACCACCTGGGGAGGTCAGGGCGCCATATTTTCCGGATTGCGGATTGCCATTGCCAAATATGACCCGAATGCGTTAAAGCACGGGGTTCCGGACAACTTGTATGCCTTTTGCTCGGAATTGGCCCATTACAGCCTGTTCAAGTCGATGGAAGCGTCCGGGATCGGCAGTGATCACCTCATCAAAGTAAAAGCTTTATCCGACAGTTCTATGGATGTGGCTGATTTGAGATGTAAATTAGCGGCGGTCGCTGTAGGCGGAGGCGTGCCTGTGTATATAGTGGCAACAACTGGGACAACAGATGCCATGGGTATTGACAATGTCCTCCAAATCCGTACCGTTGCGGAGGAATTTTCGAAGCAATTCGGGTTGCCATGCCCGCACATTCATGCAGATTCGGCTCTGGGCGGTTTTTTTGCCGTCTTCAACGATTACGACCTGGAAAAGAACACGCAGCAATTCAGCCCGGGCGTCATCGGGATGCTGACTTCTATTCAGGAGAAGATGAGACATCTTTCATTGGCAGACTCCATGTGCTTCGATTTTCAAAAACTTGGACAAACACCTTATGTCTCAAGCCTGTTTCTGCTCAAAAATGCAGCGGATCTTGGCCTTCTGGAGCTTGATGCGGACGAAACTCCTTATGTCGGGCATCGCGGCTACGGGGAGTATCACACCGGATATACGTTGGAGTGTTCTCGCATGGCCAGCTCCATTAGCATGTACAGTTCGCTGTTGGCCTTTGGGGTAGAGGGCTATCAGCGTCTTCTCGCCCAATTTCTGGAGGTGAATTTGCAATTTCGTGAACGGCTTGTTGCAGAAATTCCGGAGGCCGATATTGCCAACCCGGATAACCCGGGAATATCAACACTGATCCGCATTTATCCACCAGATGGGCCGCGGTTTGCCGAAGAAATAGGCGGAAGCAGCTCTTGGGGGGTTATCGAGCGGAACAATCAATTGAATGAAAGGCTGTTTGAGAAATTGGGCAAACATCGCGATCGGATGTTCTTTGGGGATACAAAGAAACATCTGCTGGTCAAGACCGTTGAAGGCCGGCAAATTCCGCTCTATGTCAGTAAATTTTTTGTCATTTCGCCTCATACCCAACCGGAGCATGTACCGGAGATCGTGCATTATTTGAAGGAATGTATAACCCAAGTATGTGAGCAGTTCGTGTATCAATGA
- a CDS encoding TetR/AcrR family transcriptional regulator — MAKATSTSINRQNEIISAAIEVFAEMGYYRATTAKVAERANISQPYVFRFFATKEALLVAALKVSFARILESFQQVIHSSPSEQLEQELIAAYSQIMTDYRNEILLQMQAQTIGEDVVVSVMQQGFRDVHTTVYAAFRQVGIEHALERTMLFLARGMLCNISMSLDLPELMEIDE, encoded by the coding sequence ATGGCTAAAGCTACGTCAACGTCAATAAATCGCCAAAATGAAATTATATCAGCCGCTATTGAAGTGTTTGCAGAGATGGGCTATTATCGAGCCACAACTGCCAAAGTGGCAGAACGGGCCAACATTTCCCAGCCGTATGTTTTCCGTTTTTTTGCTACCAAGGAAGCATTGCTTGTCGCAGCCCTGAAGGTTTCCTTTGCACGCATCCTGGAATCTTTTCAACAGGTCATTCATTCGTCCCCATCTGAACAGCTAGAGCAGGAGCTGATCGCAGCTTATTCGCAAATTATGACAGATTATCGCAATGAAATCCTTTTGCAAATGCAGGCGCAGACCATCGGGGAGGATGTGGTTGTGAGCGTGATGCAGCAGGGATTTCGTGATGTTCATACGACTGTTTATGCTGCTTTTCGTCAAGTGGGTATTGAGCATGCATTGGAAAGAACAATGCTCTTTCTTGCCAGAGGTATGCTCTGCAATATCTCGATGTCACTGGATTTGCCGGAACTGATGGAAATAGACGAATAG